In Solanum lycopersicum chromosome 5, SLM_r2.1, the following are encoded in one genomic region:
- the LOC138348874 gene encoding uncharacterized protein, protein MVSKGCSAFLAHLRDDTSKVPSVESISIVREFWDVLPADLPGMTPDRDIDFCIDLEPEKLAKLYVFEIVLLNGVPLSIISDRDGQSDRTIQVLEDMLRACVIEFANHWDKFLPLAEFLCNNIYHSSIDMAQFEVLYGRRCRFPIGWFDAFEVRPWGTNLLRESLEKVKFVQENLLVAQSRLKESANRKVRELEFMEGEYVLMKVSPTKGVMRFGKRGKISKRYIGPFEVLKRMGEVAYELALPSGLSGVHPVFHLSMLKKYHGDGNYIIHWYSVLLDDNLSYDEELIDILDREVRKLRSKEIAYIKVQWKNRPVVDSILESQTDMHERYPHLFTNLGFKPTRATMGKKHFWKCLGGTDFCFCCGTYDRKVRYCPTIAARGTDKDKVPRNASDVGAKKKNHLHVLEAKGANSNNDAAKLMFFLFTFDGFLIRGEYDE, encoded by the exons ATGGTGAGTAAGGGTTGTtcagctttcttggcacatctcagggatgatacttccaaagtacCTTCGGTTGAGTCTATTTCGATTGTCCGTGAGTTTTGGGATGTgcttcctgcagaccttcccgGTATgacaccggatagggatattgatttttgtattgatctggagccgg agaagttagccaaactctatgtCTTTGAGATTGTTCTATTgaatggagttccactttccatcatatcagatagag ATGGTCAGTCTGAcagaacgattcaggttttagaggatatgcttcgtgcatgtgtgatagaatttgctAACCATTGGGATAAATTTTTACCCTTAGCCGAGTTTTTGTGCAACAATATTTATCATtcgagtattgatatggcccaatttgaagtattgtatgggaggagatgtaggtttcccattggttggtttgatgcatttgaggtgagaccttggggtactaatcttttgagggaatcattagagaaagtgaaattcgTTCAAGAGAATCTTTTGGTAGCTCAGAGCAGGCTGAAGGAGTCTGCAAATCGGAAGGTTAGGGAATTGGAATTTATGGAGGGTGAGTATGTCTTGATGAAGGTTTCACCCACAAAAGgcgtgatgcggtttggtaagcgaggtaagatTAGTAAGAgatatattggtccatttgaagttttgaagcgcatgggagaggtggcttatgaattggccttGCCTTCAGGGTTGTCaggagtacacccggtatttcatTTGTCTATGCTAAAGAAATACcatggagatggaaactacattattcattGGTATTCAGTTCTACTTGATGATAATCTTTCTTATGATGAGGAGCTTATAGACATTCTAGATAGAGaggttcgcaagttgagatcaaaggagattgcatatatcaaggttcaatggaagaatcgtcCAGTTGTAGATTCCATTTTGGAGAGTCAGACTGATATGCatgaaagatacccacaccttttCACAAATTTAG GTTTTAAGCCTACTCGTGCTACTATGGGGAAGAAGCACTTTTGGAAGTGTCTAGGCGGTACTGATTTTTGCTTTTGTTGTGGTACGTATGATCGCAAGGTGAGATATTGTCCTACTATTGCGGCTAGGGGAACAGATAAAGATAAAGTTCCTCGTAATGCATCCGATGTTGGTGCAAAAAAGAAGAATCATTTGCATGTTCTCGAAGCTAAAGGAGCAAATTCGAATAATGATGCCGCTAAGTTAATGTTTTTTCTATTTACTTTTGATGGGTTCCTTATACGTGGGGAGTACGATGAATAG